The following proteins come from a genomic window of Methanocella conradii HZ254:
- a CDS encoding amidohydrolase family protein, with translation MQGEYTISGIMIYGEEFEVREGYVVVEGSRIKEVGFERCDSPIEGLICPAFVNAHTHVGDSIAKDLPFLPLLELVAPPDGLKHRILNAASRSAIADGMRSALDAMRRTGACHFIDFREGGVQGSSLLKGLAGGKATVLGRLAPEDSVEELLSVADGVGISSARDLPAEALHAIVEKAKKSRKIIGIHAGELNRNDIDNAIEIMPDFLVHMTQATASDMRRVADHGIPVVVCPRSNAVTGVGLPPVKQMREAGITLALGTDNVMMNSPDMFREMEWADKLFLHDDAYALRMATLNAARLARLNKGALKPGMDADLLVFNLDSDTFKSSQNLLSTIVRRAGPDDISYFIEEGKAWRNCSRKY, from the coding sequence ATGCAGGGCGAATATACGATTTCGGGCATTATGATATATGGGGAGGAGTTCGAGGTAAGGGAGGGATACGTCGTCGTGGAGGGCTCGAGGATAAAGGAGGTCGGATTCGAGCGATGTGACTCCCCCATTGAGGGCCTGATATGCCCTGCCTTCGTCAATGCCCACACTCACGTGGGCGACTCTATAGCCAAGGACCTCCCATTTTTGCCTCTCTTAGAGCTTGTGGCCCCGCCGGATGGGCTGAAGCACCGTATCCTGAACGCCGCCTCGAGGAGTGCCATCGCGGATGGAATGCGCTCGGCGCTCGACGCGATGCGAAGGACTGGCGCCTGCCACTTCATAGACTTCAGGGAAGGCGGAGTACAGGGGTCGTCACTGCTAAAAGGCCTCGCCGGCGGAAAGGCAACCGTGCTCGGCAGGCTGGCGCCTGAAGACTCCGTCGAAGAACTGCTAAGCGTGGCCGACGGCGTCGGCATAAGCAGCGCGAGAGACCTTCCGGCGGAAGCCCTGCATGCCATCGTAGAAAAGGCGAAAAAAAGCCGCAAAATAATCGGTATCCACGCGGGCGAGTTAAATAGAAACGATATAGATAACGCGATAGAAATCATGCCTGACTTTCTAGTGCACATGACCCAGGCCACCGCATCCGACATGAGAAGAGTCGCTGACCATGGCATACCGGTGGTGGTCTGTCCCAGGTCTAACGCCGTAACTGGCGTAGGGCTTCCCCCTGTAAAACAGATGAGAGAGGCGGGGATAACGCTGGCGCTGGGCACCGATAACGTCATGATGAACTCGCCCGACATGTTCAGGGAGATGGAGTGGGCAGACAAGCTCTTCCTTCATGACGACGCCTACGCCCTAAGAATGGCCACGCTTAACGCGGCAAGGCTTGCCCGCCTTAATAAGGGCGCGCTCAAGCCAGGCATGGACGCAGACCTCCTGGTATTTAACCTGGACTCCGATACTTTTAAGTCCTCGCAGAATCTCTTAAGCACCATAGTCAGGCGCGCAGGGCCCGACGACATCAGCTATTTTATAGAAGAGGGGAAAGCATGGCGGAACTGTTCAAGAAAATATTGA
- a CDS encoding universal stress protein — translation MAELFKKILIATDGSKRTQEAVEMGLKLAREHGSKVYAVYVVDTVTFTSIPMDVTWENMYQLLKDEGEDAVKAVKDAAPDVDVETHVLEGNPAVEITRFAGEKGVDLIVMGTLGKSGIDRLLLGSTAEKVIRIANCPVLVIKSSKK, via the coding sequence ATGGCGGAACTGTTCAAGAAAATATTGATAGCGACGGACGGCTCGAAGCGGACGCAGGAAGCCGTCGAGATGGGGCTAAAGCTGGCAAGGGAGCACGGCTCAAAAGTGTATGCCGTATACGTAGTGGACACCGTGACGTTCACATCCATACCCATGGACGTTACGTGGGAGAACATGTACCAGCTCTTGAAGGACGAGGGGGAGGATGCCGTCAAGGCAGTAAAGGACGCGGCGCCCGACGTGGACGTGGAGACCCACGTTCTCGAGGGCAACCCGGCGGTCGAGATAACGAGGTTCGCCGGGGAAAAGGGCGTCGATCTTATAGTAATGGGCACGCTGGGGAAGAGCGGCATCGACAGGCTACTTCTTGGCAGCACGGCCGAGAAGGTCATCAGGATAGCAAATTGCCCCGTACTAGTGATAAAGAGCAGCAAAAAATAG